One genomic region from Pigmentibacter ruber encodes:
- a CDS encoding glutamine synthetase III family protein, which produces MTDFLPYYPLPIRKVNRPLNVDGKQSRVAEYFGTNVFDLRAMVKRLSSQDLETMSKVMKLGGKIDSALAERVASAAREWAMEKGATHYCHWFQPQTGATAEKHDAFLWFDKTGNPIERFTGPELLQSEPDASSFPSGGKRSTFEARGYTGWDPSSPMFIMETENGKTLYIPSVFVSYHGEALDFKTPLLRSNAAISVEATKTLNLIGEKKVTHVTTSVGPEQEFFIIDKRHAMKRIDLHLSGRAVFGRKAPKGQELEDHYFAHIPSRVQSFFNELEVELYKLGVPVKTRHNEVAPSQFEVAPIYESSNIAADHNQLVMKCLKSVALKHGFVALLHEKPFEGVNGSGKHLNWSMMDSTGRNLLDPGATPHENLVFLTFLCAVLLGIYENADVLRASIASAGNDHRLGANEAPPAIISIFLGNNLDKILNSIEVGSVDKVNAEKVMIDLGVSHLQDVAKDNTDRNRTSPFAFTGNKFEFRAVGSSAPINYPAAILNAAVCDGLAKLNRKLEKVAVNGTVADNDLLKILKDVISFTKKIRFEGNGYSQEWQDDAFERGLSNFKNTPEALLVLADKNKTKFLEEVGVFNAEDILSRLAIQQERYVKQRLIEVNCAIEMAQSLVLPACIEYHNKLLKNVKLSNELNISTPVKKIVEKYSDALGHVSSSLENLKIHLEKVTAGNALEHENLTETSKEIANNLIPKLDDLRSAVDNIEGLVPHELWPYPKYSDMIFSIE; this is translated from the coding sequence ATGACTGATTTTTTACCTTATTACCCTCTACCTATTCGCAAAGTGAATCGTCCTTTAAATGTAGATGGAAAACAATCACGAGTTGCAGAATATTTTGGAACAAATGTTTTTGATCTCAGAGCAATGGTCAAACGTCTATCATCTCAAGATTTAGAAACTATGAGTAAAGTTATGAAACTTGGAGGTAAAATAGATTCCGCTTTAGCTGAAAGAGTTGCTTCAGCAGCAAGAGAATGGGCAATGGAAAAAGGCGCAACGCACTATTGTCATTGGTTTCAACCACAAACAGGGGCAACTGCAGAAAAACATGATGCCTTTCTTTGGTTTGATAAAACGGGAAATCCCATCGAAAGATTTACAGGACCCGAATTGCTACAAAGTGAACCCGATGCTTCCAGTTTTCCTTCTGGCGGAAAACGCTCTACTTTTGAAGCTAGAGGTTATACAGGGTGGGATCCTTCTAGTCCTATGTTTATTATGGAAACCGAAAATGGCAAAACATTATATATTCCATCTGTTTTTGTCAGTTATCATGGTGAAGCATTAGATTTTAAAACTCCTTTGTTACGTTCTAATGCAGCTATTTCAGTTGAAGCTACAAAAACTTTAAATTTAATAGGTGAAAAAAAAGTAACACATGTCACAACATCTGTAGGTCCAGAACAAGAATTTTTTATCATTGATAAACGACATGCAATGAAAAGAATAGATTTACATTTGTCAGGAAGAGCTGTTTTTGGGAGAAAAGCCCCTAAAGGTCAGGAGCTTGAAGATCATTATTTTGCGCATATTCCTAGTAGAGTTCAATCTTTTTTTAATGAATTAGAAGTCGAATTATATAAATTAGGTGTTCCAGTAAAAACAAGACATAATGAAGTAGCACCAAGTCAGTTTGAAGTAGCTCCTATATATGAAAGTTCAAATATTGCAGCAGATCATAATCAGTTGGTTATGAAATGTTTAAAAAGTGTTGCATTAAAACATGGATTTGTTGCTTTATTACATGAAAAACCATTTGAAGGTGTTAATGGTAGCGGAAAACATTTAAACTGGTCAATGATGGATTCTACTGGAAGAAACTTACTTGATCCAGGTGCTACACCACATGAAAATTTAGTTTTTCTAACATTTTTATGTGCAGTATTATTAGGAATCTATGAAAATGCAGATGTATTAAGAGCGTCAATCGCCTCTGCAGGAAATGATCATAGATTAGGTGCTAATGAAGCTCCTCCTGCAATAATATCTATTTTTTTAGGAAACAATTTGGACAAAATTTTAAATTCTATCGAAGTAGGTTCAGTTGATAAAGTAAATGCTGAAAAAGTTATGATTGATCTTGGTGTATCCCACCTTCAAGATGTAGCAAAGGATAATACTGATAGAAATAGGACATCGCCATTTGCATTTACTGGGAATAAATTTGAGTTTCGTGCTGTAGGTTCTAGTGCTCCCATAAATTATCCTGCAGCAATATTAAATGCAGCAGTATGTGATGGGCTGGCAAAATTAAATAGAAAGTTAGAAAAAGTCGCAGTCAATGGAACAGTTGCTGATAATGATCTTTTAAAGATTTTAAAAGATGTGATTAGCTTTACTAAAAAAATTAGATTTGAAGGTAATGGGTATTCGCAAGAATGGCAAGATGATGCTTTTGAACGCGGACTTTCCAATTTTAAAAATACTCCAGAAGCATTATTAGTATTAGCAGATAAAAATAAAACTAAATTTCTTGAGGAAGTTGGAGTTTTTAATGCTGAAGATATTTTAAGCCGTTTGGCAATCCAACAAGAAAGATATGTAAAGCAGAGATTAATTGAAGTAAATTGTGCTATAGAAATGGCGCAATCTTTGGTATTGCCTGCTTGTATTGAGTATCACAATAAATTATTAAAAAATGTCAAACTTTCAAACGAATTAAATATCTCCACTCCAGTGAAAAAAATAGTTGAGAAATATTCGGATGCATTAGGACATGTTTCAAGTTCGCTTGAAAATTTAAAAATTCACCTTGAAAAAGTAACAGCCGGAAATGCATTAGAGCATGAAAATTTAACTGAAACTAGTAAAGAAATAGCAAATAATTTAATCCCTAAATTAGATGATCTGCGCAGTGCTGTTGATAATATTGAAGGGTTGGTACCACACGAACTTTGGCCATATCCTAAATACTCTGACATGATTTTTAGTATTGAATAA
- a CDS encoding N-acetylmuramoyl-L-alanine amidase has translation MKRTHLYKLILIFMLTGCTSSNKTIDRNEDEFSEHYKTNKEVIYEKPKETKDVIKYDINDDYITDEQYPNRIQNEKICTMVFHYTAQPYKKSLRALTTGGNSSHWLVPASGKTVYKIVSEDRRAQHAGTSLWKNRKNVNVISIGIEIVNLGFKCKNNKKFCDQDSIEWIDFPDEQQKLIISLAKDIQDRYNIDPLCIVGHSDIAVDRKLDPGPLFPWKRMAENGIGAWASESEIQAQIEKIKQTLGTNISPFLLQIRLYEFGYDIRNEKSSNKKIQTDLLNFEYNIHKTPIADIKALSLANEFGIKNIKNKIFDNKKTNFALHSFLMHYLPDDYLTHKTIEEAQEAKKQERAKLREKLNGKNKKTKKMQVKVNRSKHDSKKTPDKQSDFDGDTIELVKGFDNLKVLATLQALLVKYPNKVRIGCNF, from the coding sequence ATGAAAAGAACTCACTTATATAAACTCATCCTGATCTTTATGCTTACTGGCTGTACTTCAAGTAATAAAACCATTGATCGCAACGAAGATGAGTTTTCTGAGCACTACAAAACAAATAAAGAAGTCATTTATGAAAAGCCAAAAGAAACTAAAGATGTGATAAAATATGATATTAATGACGACTACATTACTGACGAACAATACCCAAATAGAATCCAAAATGAAAAAATTTGTACCATGGTATTTCATTACACTGCGCAGCCCTATAAAAAATCCCTCAGAGCTTTAACAACAGGTGGAAATAGTTCCCATTGGCTTGTCCCTGCAAGTGGAAAAACCGTCTACAAAATTGTTAGCGAAGATAGAAGAGCTCAACATGCTGGAACCAGTCTTTGGAAAAATAGAAAAAATGTTAATGTTATTTCTATTGGAATAGAAATTGTAAACTTAGGTTTTAAGTGTAAAAACAATAAAAAATTTTGTGACCAAGATTCTATCGAATGGATAGATTTTCCTGATGAGCAACAAAAACTTATTATTTCTTTAGCTAAAGATATTCAAGATAGATATAATATTGATCCTTTATGTATCGTTGGACACTCTGATATTGCTGTAGATAGAAAACTCGATCCAGGACCTCTTTTTCCTTGGAAAAGGATGGCAGAAAATGGAATAGGTGCATGGGCTAGTGAATCAGAAATTCAAGCTCAGATTGAGAAAATTAAACAAACACTAGGAACTAATATTTCTCCTTTTCTACTCCAAATTAGATTATATGAATTTGGCTATGATATTAGAAATGAAAAATCATCTAATAAAAAAATACAAACAGATCTTTTAAATTTTGAATATAATATTCATAAAACACCTATTGCAGATATTAAAGCCTTAAGTCTTGCAAATGAATTTGGAATAAAAAATATTAAAAATAAAATATTTGATAATAAGAAAACAAATTTTGCTTTACATTCATTTTTAATGCATTATTTGCCAGATGATTATTTAACTCACAAGACTATCGAAGAAGCCCAAGAAGCAAAAAAGCAGGAAAGAGCAAAATTAAGAGAAAAATTGAATGGAAAGAATAAGAAAACTAAAAAAATGCAAGTTAAAGTCAATCGTTCAAAACATGACTCAAAAAAAACACCTGATAAACAAAGTGATTTTGATGGTGATACTATTGAATTAGTTAAAGGATTTGATAATTTAAAAGTACTTGCAACTCTCCAAGCTTTACTTGTTAAGTATCCAAATAAAGTTAGAATAGGTTGCAATTTCTAA